One window from the genome of Amphiprion ocellaris isolate individual 3 ecotype Okinawa chromosome 23, ASM2253959v1, whole genome shotgun sequence encodes:
- the LOC129348076 gene encoding thioredoxin-like: MVREVENLAEFQSILKEAGGKLVVVDFTATWCGPCKQIGPEFEKLSQLPENSNVIFLKVDVDEAEDVSSECKINCMPTFHFYKNGEKVDEFSGANKTTLAEKVALHRS, encoded by the exons GCGGAATTCCAGAGCATCCTGAAGGAGGCTGGAGGTAAGCTGGTGGTGGTGGACTTCACAGCTACGTGGTGTGGCCCCTGCAAACAGATTGGCCCAGAATTTGAA AAATTGTCACAGTTGCCTGAAAACAGTAACGTGATTTTCCTGAAGGTGGACGTGGACGAGGCTGAG GATGTGAGTTCCGAGTGTAAAATCAACTGCATGCCCACATTCCACTTTTACAAGAATGGAGAAAAG gtGGACGAGTTCTCTGGTGCTAACAAAACAACACTAGCAGAGAAAGTGGCATTGCATAGATCATGA